From Vagococcus jeotgali, one genomic window encodes:
- a CDS encoding APC family permease, giving the protein MHLSVFLGINAIIGSGAFLLPQDIYKDIGVTSILVLFVAALTVSMIALCYADLSSRFSGSGAAWLYSYNAFGKFTGFQIGLFSWFLGCLTLAAESVALLRVLKNLFPAMGGPIMKYAFPVGMILILAVINLFGTTIVKKIDNVSSVFKIGTIVFFIVLGVFFIKFANFKPLVPSSVTGFSSFSGHFGKAFSVVFYMFTGFSFIPVAAAQMDNPQKNIPKTLITVMMTVMVLYVLVQAIVIGILGSSIVKYDIPIANALDSTVGHWAYVLIIIGMLVSIFGVAFAISFSTPVLAKSLAKEHNLLPSMFTKENSHGAPWVAILFTTVISVILVSFGYIFLVACIVLASFIQYVPSILAVIKFKHNGQFPNQGFKLKGGYTIPIIALIISMYLLTNFTVKVLIVALVVFGRGLIMYFTSIRKKDEPAAVTKSKQQVTGATK; this is encoded by the coding sequence TTGCATCTATCTGTTTTTTTAGGTATTAACGCTATTATTGGATCAGGAGCTTTCTTACTACCGCAAGATATTTATAAAGATATTGGTGTAACAAGTATTTTAGTACTGTTTGTTGCAGCATTAACTGTTAGTATGATCGCCCTGTGTTACGCAGATTTATCTAGTCGTTTTTCAGGGTCAGGAGCAGCATGGTTATATTCTTATAATGCTTTTGGTAAGTTTACAGGCTTTCAAATTGGCTTATTTTCATGGTTTTTAGGATGCTTAACTCTAGCTGCCGAGTCAGTGGCGTTATTACGAGTTCTTAAAAACTTATTTCCAGCAATGGGTGGACCAATTATGAAATATGCTTTCCCAGTAGGCATGATATTGATATTAGCAGTGATTAATTTATTTGGTACAACTATTGTTAAGAAGATTGATAATGTATCCTCTGTTTTTAAAATAGGAACTATTGTATTTTTTATTGTTCTAGGTGTATTTTTTATTAAATTTGCTAACTTTAAGCCTTTAGTACCTTCAAGTGTGACTGGATTTAGTAGTTTTTCCGGGCACTTTGGTAAAGCTTTTAGTGTCGTATTTTACATGTTCACAGGCTTTTCATTTATTCCAGTAGCTGCAGCGCAAATGGATAATCCACAAAAGAATATTCCTAAGACTTTGATTACAGTTATGATGACTGTTATGGTGCTTTATGTGCTAGTCCAAGCGATTGTTATTGGAATTTTAGGTAGTAGTATTGTGAAGTATGATATTCCAATTGCTAATGCGCTTGACTCGACAGTAGGTCACTGGGCCTATGTGTTAATTATTATTGGGATGCTGGTTTCTATTTTTGGAGTAGCCTTTGCTATTTCATTTAGTACACCTGTTTTAGCTAAGTCTTTAGCTAAAGAGCATAACTTATTACCAAGTATGTTTACCAAAGAAAACAGTCATGGTGCTCCTTGGGTAGCTATATTATTTACAACAGTTATTAGTGTGATTTTAGTGTCGTTTGGCTATATTTTCTTAGTAGCTTGTATCGTACTTGCCTCATTTATTCAGTACGTACCATCGATTTTAGCGGTAATCAAATTTAAACACAATGGACAGTTTCCTAACCAAGGATTTAAGCTAAAAGGTGGGTATACAATCCCAATTATCGCATTAATTATTTCTATGTACTTATTAACAAACTTTACAGTAAAAGTATTAATTGTGGCTCTTGTCGTTTTTGGTAGAGGACTGATTATGTACTTTACAAGTATTAGAAAAAAAGATGAACCAGCAGCTGTAACAAAATCTAAACAACAAGTTACAGGGGCGACCAAATAA